From Pseudomonas fluorescens, one genomic window encodes:
- the pqqD gene encoding pyrroloquinoline quinone biosynthesis peptide chaperone PqqD — translation MSLIQRKQVPALRRGFRLQWEPRQDCHVLLYPEGMIKLNGSAGQILALLDGQRSVNAIIEQLIESFPGVPGIDEDVLAFLEVAHAQFWIE, via the coding sequence GTGAGCCTGATTCAACGCAAACAAGTGCCGGCACTGCGCCGGGGTTTTCGCCTGCAATGGGAGCCGCGCCAGGACTGCCATGTGCTGCTTTACCCCGAGGGCATGATCAAGCTCAATGGCAGCGCCGGGCAGATCCTTGCGCTGCTCGACGGCCAGCGCAGCGTCAACGCGATTATCGAGCAGTTGATCGAAAGCTTCCCCGGCGTGCCCGGGATCGACGAAGACGTGCTGGCATTCCTGGAGGTCGCCCATGCTCAGTTCTGGATCGAATGA
- the pqqC gene encoding pyrroloquinoline-quinone synthase PqqC, whose protein sequence is MPSAPMPPAEFEAALRAKGAYYHIHHPFHQAMYAGRATRRQIQGWVANRFYYQVNIPLKDAAILANCPDREVRREWLQRIQDHDGAPGSEGGIEAWLRLGEAVGLDRQQILSQELVLPGVRFAVDAYVNFARRACWQEAASSSLTELFAPQIHQSRLDSWPTHYPWIDSAGYDYFRTRLGQARRDVEHGLRITLAHYTTAAGQQRMLEILQFKLDVLWSMLDAMSMAYELERPPYHTVTGDNVWHRGIAL, encoded by the coding sequence ATGCCCTCAGCCCCCATGCCCCCCGCCGAATTCGAGGCCGCCCTGCGCGCCAAGGGCGCCTATTACCACATCCACCATCCCTTCCACCAAGCCATGTACGCCGGCCGCGCCACGCGCCGGCAGATCCAGGGCTGGGTCGCCAATCGCTTCTACTACCAGGTCAACATCCCGCTCAAGGACGCCGCGATCCTCGCCAACTGCCCCGACCGCGAAGTGCGCCGCGAGTGGTTGCAGCGCATCCAGGACCACGACGGCGCACCCGGCAGCGAGGGCGGCATCGAAGCCTGGCTGCGTCTCGGTGAGGCGGTGGGCCTCGATCGGCAACAGATCCTCTCCCAGGAACTGGTGTTGCCCGGCGTTCGCTTCGCGGTTGATGCCTACGTCAACTTCGCCCGCCGTGCCTGTTGGCAGGAAGCGGCCAGCAGCTCGCTGACTGAACTCTTCGCCCCGCAGATCCACCAGTCGCGCCTCGACAGCTGGCCGACTCATTACCCGTGGATCGACAGCGCCGGCTACGACTACTTCCGTACCCGCCTAGGCCAGGCACGGCGCGATGTCGAGCACGGCTTGCGCATTACCCTGGCGCATTACACCACGGCCGCCGGCCAGCAACGCATGCTGGAGATCCTGCAATTCAAGCTCGACGTACTGTGGAGCATGCTCGACGCCATGAGCATGGCCTACGAGCTGGAGCGTCCGCCGTACCACACGGTGACTGGCGACAACGTCTGGCACCGGGGGATCGCCCTGTGA
- the pqqB gene encoding pyrroloquinoline quinone biosynthesis protein PqqB, translated as MQIRVLGSAAGGGFPQWNCNCRQCAGVRNGSLRAQRRTQSSIALSDNGVDWLLCNASPDIRAQLESFPALQPARRLRDTALVGVILMDSQIDHCTGLLSLREGCPHSVWCTERVHQDLSSGFPLFNMLAHWNGGLQWQPISLDREPFNIDACPDLSFRAIPLVSNAPPYSPNRGNPQPGDTIGLFIEDRRSGQALFYAPGLGQIDDELLGWMDRADCLLLDGTLWRDDEMRLSGVGQSLGRDMGHLAQSGPGGMLEVLDGFPRQRKVLIHINNTNPILDEDSAERALLQRRGIEVAYDGMNIEL; from the coding sequence ATGCAGATCCGCGTTCTCGGTTCCGCCGCCGGTGGCGGTTTTCCGCAATGGAACTGTAACTGCCGCCAGTGCGCCGGCGTGCGCAACGGCAGCCTGCGGGCGCAGCGACGCACCCAATCGTCGATTGCCTTGAGCGACAACGGCGTCGATTGGCTGCTGTGCAACGCATCACCGGATATTCGTGCGCAACTGGAGAGCTTCCCGGCGCTGCAACCGGCTCGCCGGCTGCGCGACACGGCGCTGGTCGGGGTGATCCTGATGGACAGCCAGATCGATCACTGCACCGGCCTGCTGAGCCTGCGCGAAGGTTGCCCGCACTCAGTGTGGTGTACCGAGCGGGTGCATCAGGACCTGAGCAGCGGCTTCCCCCTGTTCAACATGCTCGCGCACTGGAATGGTGGCCTGCAGTGGCAGCCCATTAGCCTCGACCGCGAGCCCTTTAACATCGACGCCTGCCCGGACCTGAGCTTTCGCGCCATTCCCTTGGTGAGCAACGCGCCGCCCTATTCACCGAACCGTGGCAACCCGCAGCCGGGCGACACCATCGGCCTGTTCATCGAAGACCGGCGCAGCGGCCAGGCGTTGTTCTATGCCCCGGGCCTGGGCCAGATAGACGACGAACTGCTGGGCTGGATGGACCGCGCCGATTGCCTGCTGCTCGACGGCACGCTGTGGCGCGATGACGAGATGCGCCTGAGCGGCGTCGGCCAGAGCCTGGGCCGCGACATGGGTCACCTGGCGCAAAGCGGGCCGGGCGGGATGCTTGAAGTGCTGGACGGTTTCCCGCGCCAGCGCAAGGTGCTGATCCACATCAACAACACCAATCCGATCCTTGACGAAGACTCCGCCGAGCGGGCGCTGTTGCAGCGGCGGGGGATCGAGGTGGCGTATGACGGGATGAATATTGAGTTGTAG
- the pqqA gene encoding pyrroloquinoline quinone precursor peptide PqqA, translating to MWTKPAFTDLRIGFEVTMYFANR from the coding sequence ATGTGGACTAAACCCGCGTTTACCGATCTGCGCATTGGCTTCGAAGTGACGATGTATTTCGCCAACCGTTGA
- the exaC gene encoding acetaldehyde dehydrogenase ExaC: MIYAQPGTPGAVVSFKPRYGNFIGGEFVAPINGEYFTNTSPVTGEVIAEFPRSSAADIDRALDAAHAAADAWGKTSAQDRSLVLLKIADRIEQNLEILAVTETWDNGKAVRETLNADVPLAADHFRYFAGCIRAQEGGAAEINELTTAYHFHEPLGVVGQIIPWNFPLLMAAWKLAPALAAGNCIVLKPAEQTPLSIMVFAELIADLLPPGVLNIVQGFGREAGEALATSKRIAKIAFTGSTPVGAHIMHCAAENIIPSTVELGGKSPNIFFEDIMNAEPQFIEKAAEGLVLAFFNQGEVCTCPSRALVQESIYEPFMAEVMKKIVKIKRGNPLDTETMVGAQASEQQYDKILSYLQIAQEEGAQLLTGGAAERLEGDLSSGYYIQPTLLKGHNKMRVFQEEIFGPVVGVTTFKDEAEALAIANDSEFGLGAGLWTRDINRAYRMGRAIKAGRVWTNCYHLYPAHAAFGGYKKSGVGRENHKMMLDHYQQTKNLLVSYDINPLGFF; encoded by the coding sequence ATGATCTACGCACAACCCGGAACACCAGGCGCCGTCGTTTCGTTCAAGCCACGTTACGGTAACTTCATCGGCGGTGAGTTTGTCGCCCCGATCAATGGCGAGTATTTCACCAATACCTCGCCGGTCACGGGTGAAGTGATCGCCGAATTCCCGCGCTCCAGCGCTGCCGACATCGACCGCGCCCTGGATGCCGCCCACGCAGCAGCGGATGCCTGGGGCAAGACCTCGGCCCAGGATCGCTCCCTGGTGCTACTGAAAATCGCCGACCGCATCGAGCAGAACCTGGAAATCCTCGCCGTCACCGAAACCTGGGACAACGGCAAGGCCGTGCGCGAAACCCTGAATGCCGACGTACCGCTGGCCGCTGACCACTTCCGTTACTTCGCCGGCTGCATCCGCGCCCAGGAAGGCGGCGCCGCGGAAATCAACGAACTGACCACCGCTTACCACTTCCACGAGCCGCTGGGTGTGGTCGGGCAGATCATTCCGTGGAACTTCCCGCTGCTGATGGCCGCCTGGAAACTCGCCCCGGCCCTGGCCGCCGGTAACTGCATCGTGCTCAAGCCGGCCGAGCAGACGCCGCTGTCGATCATGGTCTTCGCTGAGCTGATCGCCGACCTGCTGCCTCCCGGCGTGCTGAACATCGTCCAGGGCTTTGGCCGCGAAGCCGGTGAAGCGCTAGCCACCAGCAAGCGCATCGCCAAGATCGCCTTCACCGGCTCCACGCCAGTGGGCGCGCACATCATGCATTGCGCCGCCGAGAACATCATTCCGAGCACCGTCGAACTGGGCGGCAAGTCGCCGAACATCTTCTTCGAAGACATCATGAACGCCGAACCGCAGTTCATCGAGAAGGCCGCCGAAGGCCTGGTACTGGCGTTCTTTAACCAGGGCGAAGTATGCACCTGCCCATCCCGCGCCCTGGTACAGGAGTCGATCTACGAGCCGTTCATGGCCGAGGTGATGAAGAAGATCGTCAAGATCAAACGCGGTAACCCGCTGGACACCGAGACCATGGTCGGCGCCCAGGCGTCCGAGCAGCAATACGACAAGATCCTCTCGTACCTGCAAATTGCCCAGGAGGAGGGCGCGCAACTGCTCACCGGCGGTGCGGCCGAGCGTCTTGAAGGCGATCTGTCCAGCGGTTATTACATCCAGCCGACCTTGCTCAAGGGCCACAACAAAATGCGTGTGTTCCAGGAGGAAATCTTCGGCCCGGTGGTGGGTGTCACCACCTTCAAGGACGAAGCCGAAGCCCTGGCCATCGCCAACGACAGCGAATTCGGCCTCGGCGCCGGGCTGTGGACCCGCGACATCAACCGCGCCTACCGCATGGGCCGGGCGATCAAGGCCGGGCGCGTCTGGACCAACTGCTACCACCTGTACCCGGCCCACGCCGCGTTCGGTGGCTACAAGAAGTCCGGGGTCGGCCGCGAGAACCACAAGATGATGCTCGACCACTACCAACAGACCAAGAACCTGCTGGTGAGCTACGACATCAATCCGCTCGGATTCTTCTAA
- a CDS encoding PQQ-dependent methanol/ethanol family dehydrogenase, protein MTQPARRQPFVLSLLLSAMLLSGQALAAVSDQDILQDPKNPEQIVTNGLGVQGQRYSPLDTLNVNNIKDLRPAWAFSFGGEKQRGQQAQPMIKDGVMYLTGSYSRVFAVDARTGKKLWQYDARLPDDIRPCCDVINRGVALYGDLVFFGTLDAKLVALNKDTGKVVWSKKVADHKEGYSISAAPLVINGKLITGVAGGEFGVVGKIQAYDPKNGELLWMRPTVEGHMGYVYKDGKAIENGISGGEAGKTWPGDLWKTGGAAPWLGGYYDPETNLLLFGTGNPAPWNSHLRPGDNLYSSSRLALNPDDGTIKWHFQSTPHDGWDYDGVNELVSFNYKEGGKEIKAAATADRNGFFYVLDRTNGKFIRGFPFVDKITWATGLDKDGRPIYNDASRPGAPGSEAKGSSVFVAPAFLGAKNWMPMAYNQDTGLFYVPSNEWGMDIWNEGIAYKKGAAFLGAGFTIKPLNEDYIGVLRAIDPKTGKEVWRHKNFAPLWGGVLTTKGNLVFTGTPEGFLQAFNAKTGEKVWEFQTGSGVLGSPITWDMDGEQYVSVVSGWGGAVPLWGGEVAKRVKDFNQGGMLWTFKLPKELVAKH, encoded by the coding sequence ATGACACAACCCGCACGTCGCCAGCCCTTCGTCCTGAGCCTGCTGCTCAGTGCCATGCTGTTGTCCGGCCAGGCACTGGCCGCCGTCAGCGACCAGGACATTCTCCAGGACCCGAAAAACCCGGAGCAGATCGTCACCAACGGTCTGGGCGTCCAGGGTCAGCGCTACAGCCCGCTCGACACCCTCAACGTCAACAACATCAAGGACCTGCGTCCGGCCTGGGCGTTTTCCTTTGGCGGTGAAAAACAACGCGGTCAGCAAGCCCAGCCGATGATCAAGGACGGCGTGATGTACCTGACCGGCTCCTACTCGCGGGTGTTCGCGGTGGACGCACGCACCGGCAAGAAACTCTGGCAGTACGATGCGCGCCTGCCCGACGACATCCGTCCGTGCTGCGACGTGATCAACCGTGGCGTGGCGCTGTACGGCGACCTGGTGTTCTTCGGCACCCTCGACGCCAAGCTGGTGGCCCTGAACAAGGACACCGGCAAGGTGGTGTGGAGCAAGAAAGTCGCCGACCACAAGGAAGGCTACTCGATCAGTGCCGCGCCGCTGGTGATCAACGGCAAGCTGATCACCGGGGTCGCCGGTGGCGAATTCGGCGTGGTTGGCAAGATCCAGGCCTACGATCCGAAAAACGGCGAGCTGCTGTGGATGCGTCCCACCGTCGAAGGCCACATGGGCTATGTGTACAAGGACGGCAAGGCGATCGAGAACGGCATTTCCGGTGGCGAGGCGGGCAAGACCTGGCCCGGCGATCTGTGGAAGACCGGCGGCGCGGCGCCCTGGCTGGGCGGCTACTATGACCCGGAAACCAACCTGCTACTGTTCGGTACCGGCAACCCGGCGCCGTGGAACTCGCACCTGCGTCCTGGCGACAACCTCTACTCCTCGTCGCGCCTGGCCCTCAATCCGGATGACGGCACCATCAAATGGCACTTCCAGAGCACGCCCCACGACGGCTGGGACTATGACGGGGTGAACGAGCTGGTGTCGTTCAACTACAAGGAAGGCGGCAAGGAAATCAAGGCCGCTGCCACCGCTGACCGCAACGGCTTCTTCTACGTGCTGGACCGCACCAACGGCAAGTTCATCCGGGGCTTCCCGTTTGTCGACAAGATCACCTGGGCCACTGGCCTCGACAAAGACGGTCGGCCGATCTACAACGACGCCAGCCGCCCCGGGGCGCCGGGCAGCGAAGCCAAGGGCAGCTCGGTGTTCGTCGCACCGGCGTTCCTCGGCGCGAAGAACTGGATGCCGATGGCCTACAACCAGGACACCGGGCTGTTCTACGTGCCGTCCAACGAGTGGGGTATGGACATCTGGAACGAAGGCATCGCCTACAAGAAAGGCGCGGCGTTCCTCGGTGCCGGCTTCACCATCAAGCCGCTCAACGAAGACTACATCGGCGTGCTGCGGGCCATCGATCCGAAGACCGGCAAGGAAGTCTGGCGCCACAAGAACTTCGCGCCGCTGTGGGGCGGGGTCCTGACCACCAAGGGTAACCTGGTCTTCACCGGCACCCCGGAAGGTTTCCTGCAGGCGTTCAACGCCAAGACCGGCGAAAAGGTCTGGGAGTTCCAGACCGGCTCCGGCGTCCTCGGCTCGCCGATCACCTGGGACATGGACGGCGAGCAATACGTCTCGGTGGTCTCCGGTTGGGGCGGCGCGGTGCCGCTGTGGGGCGGCGAAGTGGCCAAGCGGGTGAAGGACTTTAACCAGGGCGGCATGCTCTGGACCTTCAAGTTGCCGAAGGAGTTGGTGGCCAAGCACTGA
- a CDS encoding quinoprotein relay system zinc metallohydrolase 1, translating to MRWMLLFCLTLSLPVLADLDYALTPRQIAADTWLLEGSTANFGKDNGGNIVNTGFIVTSAGVVVIDTGPSKRYGEAMRKAIASVTDKPVIEVLLTHHHPDHVLGNQAFRDVPIGALPGTTALLKQQGEAMAENMYRMVGDWMRGTEVVLPTQDIEPGLKSFGNHDLQLLSLGGHTGADLAILDQQTGVLFAGDLVFYQRALTTPNSPGLAVWLADIATLQGLGWKLVVPGHGPLASDARPFEQMRDYLGWLDQLLREGAANGSDMSEMIRSPIPERFAAISLSRYELIRSVSHLYPRYERKQMTRVDSTAEHNPL from the coding sequence ATGCGCTGGATGCTGCTGTTCTGCCTGACATTGAGCCTGCCGGTGCTGGCCGATCTCGACTATGCCCTGACGCCGCGACAGATCGCCGCCGACACCTGGTTGCTGGAAGGCAGCACGGCCAATTTCGGCAAGGACAATGGCGGCAATATCGTCAACACCGGGTTCATTGTCACCTCGGCTGGCGTGGTGGTGATCGACACCGGGCCGTCGAAGCGCTATGGCGAAGCCATGCGTAAAGCGATTGCCAGCGTCACCGACAAGCCGGTGATCGAAGTGCTGCTCACCCATCACCATCCCGACCATGTGCTGGGCAATCAGGCCTTCAGAGATGTGCCGATTGGTGCGCTGCCTGGCACCACTGCCTTGCTGAAACAGCAGGGCGAGGCCATGGCGGAAAACATGTACCGCATGGTCGGTGACTGGATGCGCGGCACCGAGGTGGTATTGCCGACCCAGGACATCGAGCCTGGGCTGAAAAGTTTTGGGAATCACGATTTGCAATTGCTGAGCCTGGGTGGGCATACCGGCGCAGATCTGGCTATTCTCGACCAGCAAACTGGCGTGCTGTTTGCCGGCGACCTGGTGTTTTATCAACGCGCCCTGACCACGCCCAACAGCCCGGGGCTGGCGGTGTGGCTGGCGGATATCGCCACCTTGCAGGGCCTGGGCTGGAAGCTTGTCGTGCCCGGCCACGGCCCGCTCGCCAGCGATGCCAGGCCCTTCGAACAAATGCGTGACTACCTGGGCTGGCTCGATCAGTTGCTGCGCGAGGGCGCCGCCAATGGCAGCGACATGAGCGAAATGATCCGCAGCCCCATCCCCGAGCGCTTCGCCGCCATCAGCCTGAGCCGCTACGAACTGATCCGCAGCGTCAGCCACCTGTACCCGCGCTATGAGCGCAAGCAGATGACGCGCGTCGATTCCACCGCCGAGCACAACCCCCTGTAG
- a CDS encoding quinoprotein dehydrogenase-associated SoxYZ-like carrier, with protein sequence MNWRVSWLLACWLPLLAEAAQVDPGKDPVPSVMWAFYHKQMLGDAPFVFDERVKLLAPPFAEDARQVPLEIDARAFQGDVVRILAWAELNPLPKIVDFEPLQRVLPWLSIRIRIEQATPLRAAVQTRDGLWHVGSTLIDAAGGGCTAPSVVRTEPGWEEHVGEVLGGRYPRGDFSRLRLQVAHPMDNGMVSGIPEFFLNHAELRGADDQVLARLELFPAVSENPNLGFDLEGAGQTQLLLRDNSGNQFTAAIP encoded by the coding sequence ATGAACTGGCGAGTGAGTTGGTTGTTGGCCTGCTGGCTGCCGTTGCTGGCAGAGGCCGCGCAGGTCGACCCGGGAAAGGATCCGGTGCCCTCGGTGATGTGGGCGTTCTACCACAAGCAGATGCTCGGTGATGCGCCGTTCGTGTTCGACGAGCGGGTCAAGCTGCTCGCGCCACCCTTTGCCGAAGACGCCCGCCAGGTGCCGCTGGAGATCGATGCGCGGGCGTTCCAGGGCGACGTGGTGCGTATCCTTGCATGGGCCGAGCTCAATCCCTTGCCGAAAATCGTCGACTTCGAGCCGCTGCAGCGAGTGCTGCCATGGCTGTCGATCCGCATCCGCATCGAGCAGGCGACGCCGTTGCGTGCGGCGGTGCAGACCCGCGATGGCCTGTGGCATGTCGGCTCGACCCTGATCGATGCGGCGGGCGGCGGCTGTACGGCGCCGAGCGTGGTGCGCACCGAACCGGGGTGGGAAGAGCATGTCGGCGAAGTGCTCGGCGGCCGTTATCCGCGAGGGGACTTCAGTCGTCTGCGCCTGCAGGTGGCCCATCCGATGGATAACGGCATGGTCTCCGGCATCCCTGAATTTTTCCTCAATCATGCCGAATTGCGCGGTGCCGACGACCAGGTGTTGGCGCGTCTGGAGCTGTTCCCGGCGGTCAGTGAAAACCCTAACCTGGGCTTCGATCTCGAAGGGGCAGGGCAGACGCAACTGCTGCTGCGCGACAACAGCGGCAACCAATTCACCGCGGCCATACCCTGA
- a CDS encoding substrate-binding periplasmic protein — translation MRLLSLLIGALWLCCQAAQAQVRSYDQMIADGELQVAVYKDFAPYSFEDGGQARGVDVELAEALAKALGVRLKLIWAPAGEKLDDDLRDYIWRASPLHNQQLADLMMRVPYDHDYARKRNELGELENGHVVMFGPYQNEQWQVAYDRRRLDKVASVAVFEQHPIGVEVDSVPSFYLTSVFNGMLAKSTRHYPGVPQAFAAMRAGEVDAVMAMRGEIDWQVHLAADPQLALAENAYPNMGKQLWEIGMAVHESNRQLAYAVEEVLEGLIRDGTLKAMYGRYGLRYDVPQMYQ, via the coding sequence ATGCGCCTGCTGAGCCTGTTGATCGGTGCCCTGTGGCTGTGCTGCCAGGCGGCGCAGGCGCAGGTCCGTAGCTATGACCAGATGATCGCCGACGGCGAGCTGCAGGTTGCGGTGTACAAGGATTTTGCCCCCTACAGTTTTGAAGACGGCGGTCAGGCACGCGGCGTCGACGTCGAACTCGCCGAGGCGCTGGCCAAGGCCCTGGGCGTGCGCCTAAAGCTGATCTGGGCGCCTGCCGGGGAAAAACTCGACGACGACCTGCGCGACTACATCTGGCGCGCCAGCCCGCTGCACAACCAGCAGCTGGCCGACCTGATGATGCGCGTGCCCTACGATCACGATTACGCGCGCAAGCGCAACGAATTGGGTGAGCTGGAGAACGGCCATGTGGTGATGTTCGGTCCGTACCAGAACGAACAATGGCAGGTCGCGTATGACCGCCGACGGCTGGACAAGGTCGCCAGTGTCGCGGTGTTCGAGCAGCATCCAATCGGGGTCGAAGTCGACAGCGTGCCGTCGTTCTACCTGACCTCGGTGTTCAACGGCATGTTGGCCAAGAGCACCCGCCACTACCCTGGCGTGCCCCAGGCATTTGCCGCGATGCGCGCCGGTGAAGTCGATGCGGTGATGGCGATGCGCGGCGAGATCGACTGGCAGGTGCATCTGGCCGCCGACCCGCAATTAGCCCTCGCCGAGAACGCCTACCCGAACATGGGCAAGCAACTCTGGGAGATCGGCATGGCGGTGCACGAAAGCAATCGGCAACTGGCTTACGCCGTCGAAGAAGTCCTGGAAGGCTTGATTCGCGATGGCACGCTCAAAGCGATGTATGGGCGCTACGGCCTGCGCTACGACGTACCGCAGATGTACCAATAG
- the pedF gene encoding cytochrome c-550 PedF, which translates to MTTKRNAVLVVGLLAGFICAGSTWAHGNVVPQAVETKGLTPIKDAGVTLNGDGWAEVNPYRNSPEHDKAVEIGSSAYNQNCAACHGLEAKSGGIAPDLRMLDAGDAGDEWFVERVRHGAVRDGRVYMPKMADYLSQEALWAVRTYLDSVHVEE; encoded by the coding sequence ATGACAACAAAACGCAACGCCGTGCTCGTGGTCGGGCTGCTGGCCGGCTTTATCTGTGCAGGTTCGACCTGGGCCCACGGCAACGTGGTACCGCAAGCGGTCGAGACCAAGGGCCTGACGCCAATCAAGGATGCCGGTGTAACGCTCAATGGCGATGGCTGGGCGGAGGTCAATCCGTACCGCAATTCGCCGGAACACGACAAGGCCGTCGAGATTGGTTCGTCGGCCTACAACCAGAACTGTGCGGCCTGCCATGGCCTGGAAGCCAAGTCCGGGGGTATCGCTCCTGACCTGCGCATGCTGGATGCGGGCGATGCCGGCGATGAATGGTTCGTCGAGCGGGTACGCCACGGCGCCGTGCGCGACGGCCGGGTGTACATGCCAAAGATGGCCGACTACCTGAGCCAGGAAGCGCTGTGGGCGGTGCGGACTTATCTGGACAGCGTGCACGTCGAGGAATAA
- the exaA gene encoding quinoprotein ethanol dehydrogenase: MRIRSLPALSPLTVAMQAFLLVGSLSVGATSHAATAPVSTGKVTWEDIANDHLTTKDVLQYGMGTNAQRWSPLAQVNDQNVFKLTPAWSYSFGDEKQRGQESQAIVSDGVVYVTGSYSRVFALDAKTGKRLWTYNHRLPDNIRPCCDVVNRGAAIFGDKIYFGTLDARLIALDKNTGKVVWNKKFGDHAAGYTMTGAPVLIKDKTSGKVLLIHGSSGDEFGVVGQLYARDPETGEEVWMRPFVEGHMGRLNGKDSTPTGDVKAPSWPDDPTTETGKVEAWSHGGGAPWQSASFDAETNTIIVGAGNPGPWNTWARTSKDGNPHDYDSLYTSGQVGVDPSTGEVKWFYQHTPNDAWDFSGNNELVLFDYKDKDGKLVKATGHADRNGFFYVVDRNNGKLQNAFPFVDNITWASHIDLKTGRPVENEGQRPAKPLPGETKGKPVEVSPPFLGGKNWNPMAYSQDTGLFYIPGNQWKEEYWTEEVNYKKGSAYLGMGFRIKRMYEDHVGTLRAMNPTTGKLVWEHKEALPLWAGVLATKGNLVFTGTGDGYFKAFDAKTGKELWKFQTGSGIVSPPITWEQDGEQYIGVTVGYGGAVPLWGGDMAELTKPVAQGGSFWVFKIPSWDNQTAKR, translated from the coding sequence ATGAGAATAAGATCGCTACCCGCCCTCTCCCCCCTGACCGTTGCCATGCAGGCCTTCCTGCTGGTCGGCAGCCTGTCCGTCGGCGCCACCAGCCATGCCGCGACAGCCCCCGTCAGCACCGGCAAAGTGACCTGGGAAGACATCGCCAACGATCACCTGACCACCAAGGACGTGCTCCAATACGGCATGGGCACCAACGCCCAGCGCTGGAGCCCGCTGGCCCAGGTCAACGACCAGAACGTGTTCAAGCTGACCCCGGCCTGGTCGTATTCCTTCGGCGACGAGAAGCAGCGTGGCCAGGAGTCCCAGGCCATCGTCAGCGACGGCGTGGTCTACGTCACCGGATCCTACTCGCGGGTGTTTGCCCTCGACGCCAAGACCGGCAAACGCCTGTGGACCTACAACCATCGCCTGCCGGACAACATTCGTCCGTGCTGCGACGTGGTCAACCGCGGTGCGGCGATTTTCGGCGACAAGATCTACTTCGGCACCCTCGACGCACGGCTGATCGCCCTCGATAAAAACACCGGCAAAGTGGTCTGGAACAAGAAGTTCGGCGACCACGCCGCCGGCTACACCATGACCGGCGCCCCGGTGTTGATCAAAGACAAGACCAGCGGCAAGGTGCTGCTGATCCACGGCAGCTCCGGCGATGAATTCGGTGTGGTCGGCCAGCTCTACGCACGCGACCCGGAGACCGGCGAGGAAGTCTGGATGCGGCCTTTCGTCGAGGGCCACATGGGCCGCCTGAACGGCAAGGACAGCACCCCCACCGGCGACGTCAAGGCGCCGTCCTGGCCGGATGATCCGACCACCGAAACCGGCAAGGTCGAGGCCTGGAGCCACGGCGGTGGCGCTCCGTGGCAGAGCGCAAGCTTCGATGCGGAAACCAACACCATCATCGTCGGCGCCGGCAACCCAGGCCCGTGGAATACCTGGGCGCGCACCTCCAAGGATGGCAATCCCCACGACTACGACAGCCTCTACACCTCCGGCCAGGTCGGTGTCGATCCGAGCACCGGCGAGGTCAAATGGTTCTACCAGCACACGCCGAACGATGCCTGGGACTTCTCCGGCAACAACGAACTGGTGCTGTTCGACTACAAGGACAAGGACGGCAAGCTGGTCAAGGCCACCGGTCACGCCGACCGCAACGGCTTCTTCTATGTGGTCGACCGCAACAACGGCAAATTGCAGAACGCCTTCCCCTTCGTCGACAACATCACCTGGGCCAGCCATATCGATCTGAAGACCGGGCGTCCGGTGGAGAACGAGGGCCAGCGTCCGGCCAAGCCGCTGCCGGGTGAAACCAAGGGCAAACCGGTGGAAGTCTCGCCGCCGTTCCTCGGTGGCAAGAACTGGAACCCCATGGCCTACAGCCAGGACACCGGGCTGTTCTACATCCCGGGCAACCAGTGGAAAGAGGAGTACTGGACCGAGGAGGTCAACTACAAGAAGGGCTCGGCGTACCTGGGCATGGGTTTCCGTATCAAGCGCATGTACGAGGATCACGTCGGCACCCTGCGGGCGATGAACCCGACCACCGGCAAGCTGGTCTGGGAGCACAAGGAGGCCCTGCCATTGTGGGCGGGCGTGCTGGCGACCAAGGGCAACCTGGTGTTCACCGGCACCGGCGACGGCTACTTCAAGGCCTTCGACGCGAAAACCGGCAAGGAGCTATGGAAATTCCAGACCGGCAGCGGCATCGTCTCCCCGCCAATCACCTGGGAACAGGACGGCGAGCAGTACATCGGCGTGACCGTCGGCTACGGCGGCGCGGTGCCGTTGTGGGGCGGCGACATGGCCGAGCTGACCAAGCCCGTGGCACAGGGCGGCTCGTTCTGGGTGTTCAAGATTCCTAGCTGGGATAACCAGACGGCGAAACGCTGA